From candidate division KSB1 bacterium:
GCCGGGGAACTGGCGCGCCATGGTGCGAACCAAATTAAAAAATGCTAAGACAGGTCGCGTAATCGAAAATACGTTCCGCATGACTGATGAGATCGAAGAAGTTTATCTTGAAGAAAAGCAAATGCAATACTTGTATGAGTCCGACGGAAATTTATACTTTATGGATACCGAGACTTACGACCAGACATTTATTCCAGCGGATCTTCTGGGCGATCAACTCAAATTTCTCAAAGAAGGCGATATGGTGAAGATCCTTTTCAATGAAGGTGTCGCTATTACTGCGGAATTGCCAAACTTTATCGAATTCAAAGTGATCCAGGCGGATCCCGGCGTGAAAGGGGATT
This genomic window contains:
- the efp gene encoding elongation factor P — encoded protein: MTAISEFRTGKAIRFNNDVWIITEFQHVTPGNWRAMVRTKLKNAKTGRVIENTFRMTDEIEEVYLEEKQMQYLYESDGNLYFMDTETYDQTFIPADLLGDQLKFLKEGDMVKILFNEGVAITAELPNFIEFKVIQADPGVKGDSATNILKYCTIETGAKVQVPLFVKEGDTIKIDTRTGKYLERVAVGR